CGAGCGGCACGGAGCTGATGGCCGCCGTCGCGGCCGGCACCGACGTGCCGCTGGCCACGAACATGTGCGTCACCACGCTGGCCGAGGTCCCCGAGGCCTTCGCCCGCAACGCCGTCCAGGTCGTCCTCTCCGACCACCACTACTGGGGCGGGCTGCACCGCACCCGTGAACTGGCCGGCATCTGCCGCACCTTCGGTGCCGGACTCTCCATGCACTCCAACACCCACCTCGGGATCAGCCTCGCCGCGATGACACATGTCGCGGCCACCGTCCCCAACCTCGACTACGCCTGCGACAGCCACTACCCCTGGCAGACCGAGGACGTCATCACCACCCGTCATGCCTTCGAGGACGGCCGGCTGGCCGTCTCCGACGCCCCCGGCCTCGGCGTCGAGCTCGACCGGGAACGCCTGGCCGTGCTGCACCGCCGCTGGCTCGACGACGACGGCGCGATGCGCGAGCGCGACGACGCCGCAGCGATGCGCAAGGCCGAGCCGGGGTGGGCCACGCCCTCGATCCCGCGCTGGTGAGGCGGGGCCGGGGCCGGCCTGAGTTGCGGGGACCACGGCCCGCCCCGAGTGTCGGTACATGAAGGCGATCAGCTACAGCAGCTACGGCGGGGCCGACGTCCTGGAGTACGGGGAGCGCCCCGATCCCAAGGTCGGCCCCGACACCGTCCTGGTGAAGGTGCGGGCCGCGGCGGTCAATCCGGTCGACCGGGTGGCCCGGGAGGGGCACCTCGACGCCGTTCTGGATGCCGTCTTTCCCGTGATTCCCGGCTGGGACGTGTCGGGGGTGGTCGTCCAGCCCGGTGTCGCCGTGGACGAGTTCGCCGTCGGTGACGAGGTCATCGGATACGTGCGGGAGGACTTCCTCAGCCGCGGCACCTTCGCCGAGTACGTGGCCGCACCGGTGCGCACCCTCGCACGCAAGCCGCTCAGCCTGAGCTTCGAGGAGGCCGCGGGCCTGCCGCTGGCCGGCCTCACCGCCTACCAGGTGCTGTACCGCTCGCTGCACATCGGCAGCGGCGACACCGTCCTCGTCCACGCGGCGGCGGGCGGCGTCGGCTCGTTCGCCGTACAGATCGCCCGTCACACCGGCTGCCGGGTCATCGGGACCGCGAGCGAGCGCAACCACGACCATCTGCGACAGCTCGGCGCGGAGCCCGTGGCCTACGGGGAGGGGCTTGCCGACCGGCTGCGGGCGCTGGCCCCCGACGGGATCGACGCGGCGTTCGACACCGTGGGCGGGGAGGCCCTGCGGGTGTCCGCCGAGACGCTCGCGCCGGACGGGCGCCTCGCGTCCATCGTGGACGACGAGGTGTTCTCGTACGGCGGCAAGTACGCCTTCGTCCGGCCCGACGCCAAGGACCTGGCCCATCTGGCGGAGCTCGCCGAGCGGGGCATCATCTCGGTGCATGTGGACCGGGTCTTCCCCCTGGCCGAGGCCGCCGAGGCCCACCGGCTCAACGCGGAGGGCCGCACCCGGGGGAAGATCGTCGTCACGGTGGACTGGGACGCTCAGGAGGGCTGACACGGCCCGTGGGCCGGGACGTTCAGGAGGACTGACCCGGCCCGGTGCCGCGGCTCAGAACAGCATGGCCGCGGCGAACACGGCCAGTGCGACCGTGCACGCCGCGGCGGCCAGCGCCGCGCGCGGCGCGAGCGGCTGCGGGCGGGCGGTGCCCATGCCCTGCACCCGCCGGTTCGCCACCCGCAGGAACCCCAGCCAGGCGAGCGCGCTCAGCGACAGGGCGACCACCCCGGCCGCGCTGACACCGCCGTGCAGCGCCTGCTTGCCCGCCAGCAGCGCGACCACCGTGCAGGACAGCGTCGTACGCCGCCACGCGAGGCGCGTCCGCTCGGGCTGGAGCCCCGGGTCGCGCTCCTCGGCGGTCACCGGCCCTCCCAGCCGAACAGGACCACCACCACCATCGCCACGGCCACCACGGCGACCGCCAGACTCAGCAGGGTCGGGAAACGCGAGACCGGCAGGTCCTTCCCGCGCCGCATCGCCCGCTCGCACCGTACCCAGTGGTTGACGGCCCGCAGCGCGCACAGCACACCCGCCGCCAGCAGCGCGAGCGCCAGACCGGCACGGACGCCCCACGCCAGCTCCGGCAGGAACTGGTCGACCGCGAAACCGCCCCCGATCAGTGCGAGAGCCGTCCGGATCCAGGCGAGGAAGGTCCGCTCGTTGGCGAGCGAGAAGCGGTAGTCCGGGGTGTCGCCCTCGTCACGGATCCGCTGCGGCGCGAACCACAGCCGCAGACTCTGTACAAATTCGTTCACGTACGGACCCTATCTGCCGCTTTGGCGAGCATTCCCGGCCGGTTCAGGATGACTCCCGGAACGCCTGGAGACGCCGGTAGCTCTCCAGGCCGTCCGGCACCCACTCCCACTCCCGGTCGCCGAGCCGCTGCTCCAACTCCGCGTCCGTCAGGAAGGTGTGCCAGGCGACCTCCTCCACCTGCGGCTTCACCGGCAGCTCGCACCGTACCCGGTAGACGTACGACCACCAGGTGTGGCCGCCGCCCTCGTAGAGGAACTTGAACAGCGGCTCGGGGCGGGGGAGCCCGGACACCCCCAGCTCCTCCTCGGCCTCCCGCAGCGCCGCCTCGTCGTAGGACTCACCGGCGCCGACGACCCCGCCGACGAACATGTCGTAATGGGAGGGGAAGACCAGCTTGGTGGCGGTCCTGCGGTGCACGAAGATCCTGCCCTCGGCGTCCCGGGCCTCGATGAAGACGCAGCGGTGACGCAGGCCCTGCGCGGTCGCCTCGCCGCGTGGGGCCTGCCCCACGACCACGTCGTTCTCGTCGACGATGTCCAGGATCTCGTCCGAAGGTGTCATGCCCCTCATCCAACATCAGCCCGCTGACACACACACGGACGGAGTGCGCCCCGTGGGGCCGGGGCGCACTCAGTGCGGCTGGAGGCTCTGCGAGCGGCGTCCGCCCACCGGCCCCTCCGGCATCGCAGGATGCAGCCCCAGCAGCACGATCCCGCCCACGATCGCCGCGAGCCCGGCCGCCTGCCAGGCCAGTGCGCCCGTGTCGGTACGCACCTGGTCGCCCAGGAACCCGATCCCGCAGGCGATCCCGGCCAGCGGCTGGGCCGCGGTCAGCGCCGGCAGCGACATCCGCAGGGGGCCCGTCTCGAACGCGCTCTGTACGAGGATCAGCCCCGTCACCCCCAGCACCAGCACCGCGTACGGCTGCCAGCTCATCACCAGCGCCGCCCAGCCGTCGTCCGAGAGCCGTTGCCCGCTGACCCGGGTCAGCGCGTCCTGCAGTCCGTACAGCAGCCCGGCAGCCACCGCGAGCAGCGCCGGGGACACTCCCGACCGGGACCGCTTGGCGAACGCGGTCAGCAGCAGCGCCAGGCCCACCACCACACCGATCACCAGCCAGTGCCGCAGCGGACTCGACACCGCCTGCCCGCCCTTCGGCTCGCCCGCCACCAGGAACGCGGCGACCCCGCCGGCCAGCAGCCAGAGCCCCGCCCAGCCCTGCCGGCCCAGCCGCTGGCCGGTGCGGTGACGGGACAGGGCCATCGCGAAGAGCAGATTGGTGGCGAGGAGCGGCTCGACGACCGAGACCTCGCCCTTGCCCAGGGCCAGGGCGCCCAGCACCATGCCGCAGACCATCAGGCCGATGCCGGCCAGCCAGCTGCGCACCCGCATCAGGTCCAGCAGCAGCCGGGGCGACAGGTAGTCGCGCCTCGGGGCGTGACTGGCGGCGGCCTGTTGCAGCACGAAGCCGAACCCCAGGCAGCAGGCGGCGCTCACGGCGAGCACGAGGACCAGCACCGACACGCTTCTCCACCCCAAGTCAGGCCGGAAGAGGGTGATTTGTTTCGACGATAGCGCCTGGGGACCGCCGGTGCGGCCGGAGTGCGGCCGACCGGGCGGTTGACGCCGGGGCGGCCGGTGCCGAAGATCTGACGCACGAGTAACTTCGCGAGCGGCCGCACGGGTGACCTGCGGTCCCTCCGCCGGACAATCGCCCGGTCGCCCCGACAAGGATGGAACCCATGGCGTACGACGCTGATGTGATCGTGATCGGGGCGGGACTCGCGGGGCTGGTCGCCACCGCGGAGCTCGTGGACGCGGGCCGTTCGGTGATCCTGCTCGACCAGGAACCCGAGCAGTCGCTCGGCGGGCAGGCGCACTGGTCCTTCGGCGGTCTCTTCCTGGTCGACTCGCCCGAGCAGCGTCGTATGCGGATCAAGGACAGCCACGAGCTGGCCCTCCAGGACTGGTTCGGCACGGCCGGCTTCGACCGCGAGGAGGACCACTGGCCGCGGAAGTGGGCCGAGGCGTACGTCGACTTCGCCTCCGGTGAGAAGCGCTCCTGGCTGCACCAGCAGGGCATGCGGTTCTTCCCCGTCGTCGGCTGGGCCGAGCGCGGCGGCTACGACGCCAACGGCCACGGCAACTCCGTCCCCCGCTTCCACATCACCTGGGGCACCGGCCCCGGCGTCGTCGCCCCCTTCGAGCGCCGGGTGCGCGAGGGCGTCGCCAAGGGGCTCGTCAGCTTCCGCTTCCGCCACCGGGTGACCGGTCTCGGCCGCACCGACGGCACGACCGACACGGTCACGGGCGAGATCCTGGAGCCGAGCGCGGCGGCGCGCGGGACCGCGAGCAGCCGGGAGACGGCCGGCACCTTCGAGCTCAGGGCCCAGGCGGTGATCGTCACCTCCGGCGGCATCGGCGGCAACCACGACCTCGTCCGCAAGCAGTGGCCCGAGCGGCTCGGCACCCCGCCGGAGAAGATGCTCTCCGGTGTCCCCGCCCATGTCGACGGGCTGATGCTCGGCATCACCGAGGACGCGGGCGCCCACCACATCAACCGCGACCGGATGTGGCACTACACCGAGGGCATCGAGAACTGGAACCCGATCTGGGCCAAACACGGCATCCGGATCCTGCCCGGCCCGTCCTCGCTCTGGCTGGACGCCCGCGGAAAGCGGCTGCCCGTGCCGCTCTTCCCCGGCTTCGACACGCTCGGCACCCTCGAACACATCATGCGCAGCGGTCACGACTACACCTGGTTCGTCCTGGACCAGAAGATCATCGGCAAGGAGTTCGCGCTCTCCGGTTCCGAGCAGAACCCCGACCTGACCGGCAAGTCCATCCGCGACGTGATCGGCCGGGCCCGCGCGGACGTGCCGGGACCGGTGAAGGCGTTCATGGACAACGGCGTGGACTTCGTCGTCGAGAAGGACCTCGGCGCCCTGGTCCGCGGCATGAACGCGCTCACCGGCGAAGCGCTCATCGACGAGGACGACCTGCGCCGCGAGATCACCGCCCGCGACCGGGAGATCGCCAACCCCTTCACCAAGGACCTCCAGATCACCGCGATCAGGGGCGCCCGCACCTACCTCGGCGACAAGCTCATCCGTACGGCCACGCCGCACCGCATCCTCGACCCCAAGGCCGGGCCGCTGATCGCCGTCCGGCTCAACATCCTCACCCGCAAGTCGCTCGGCGGACTGGAGACGGACCTGTCCTCCCGGGTCCTCACCTCCGACGGCACCCCGCTGGCCGGGGTGTACGCGGCCGGTGAGGCGGCCGGGTTCGGCGGCGGCGGGGTGCACGGTTACCGCTCCCTGGAGGGCACCTTCCTCGGCGGCTGCATCTTCTCCGGCCGGGCGGCGGGCCGGGCGGCCGCGGAGGCGGTCGGCTAGGCCGTCGTCCGGTGCCTCCGCGCGTCCGTCCGGTGGGGTTCGGGACGGGGAACCGTGCACGGGCACCGAATACGGGCACGGTAAGCAGATGCCAGGAGTTGCCGAGCCCGTCATCAAACTCGTCCGGCGCACCACCGAACCCGTGGGGGCCCAGACCCTGCGCTCCACGGGAGCGGCGGTGATCGCCTACGCCGTGGCGACCGCGACGCTGTCCCAGCCCGCGCCCCTGACCGCCCCGCTCACCGCGCTGCTCGTCGTCCAGGTCACCCTCTACGCCACCCTCACCACGGGGATCCGGCGAGTGAACTCCGTGATCGTCGGAGTGCTCATCGCCAGCGGGTTCAGTTCCCTGGTGGGGCTGTCCTGGTGGAGCCTCGGGCTGACGATCTTCACCTCGCTGATCATCGGCCGGCTGGTCCGGGTGAACGAGTTCGTCCCCGAGGTCGCGATCAGCGCCATGCTGGTGCTCGGCGTCGCCCAGGTCGCCGACACTGCCTGGGAACGCATCTTCGAGACACTCATCGGTGCGGGCGTCGGGCTGCTGTTCAACCTGCTGTTCGCCCCACCCGTGTGGGTGCAGACGGCGGGAGCGTCGATCGACGGGCTGGCCCGCGAGATGGGGGAGCTGTTCCGCGACCTCGGCGGCGACCTGGGCGGCCGCGTCACCGTAGGGCAGGCGGCCGAACGGCTGCACCGCGCGCGCCGCATCGACCACGACATCGTGGCGGTGGACGCCTCGCTGCGGCAGGCCGAGGAGAGCCTGATGCTCAACCCGCGCGTACGGCAGGGGCTGCTCTACCGCGTGGTGCTGCGCACCGGCCTGGACACGCTGGAGATCTGCGCGGTCGTCCTGCGGGTGCTGGCCAGGACCCTGACCGACCTGGCGAAGGAGCGCGTCGACGAAGACCTCTTCCCCGCGGACGTGGCCTCCGGGCTCACCGAACTGTTCGGGCAGCTGGCGGGCGCCATCGAGAGCTTCTCGCTGCTGATCACCACTCCGGTCGCCGCCAGTGCCGAACACGCCGAGGACCGGCTGGCCGACGCGCTGACGACCAGCCGGGCGACCCGCGACCGGGTGGCGGACATGCTGCTGGCGGCGGTCCAGGAACACCCCAGGAAGTGGCAGTTGCACGGGGCGCTGCTCGCGGAGGTCGACCGCATCCTGGACGAGCTCGACATCGAGAAGCGCACCGAGCGCCTCGGCAAGGAGCTGGACCGCCGCTCGGGCGAGATGCACGAACGCCATCCCTGGCTGCTCACCGTCAGGCGCCGCCTCGGGCTCGTCCGGGGCGCGGACGAGGAGAGTTGAGGGCGCGGCGGGTCAGGCCGGTTCGATGAGTTCGACGACCCGGAACCGTTCCGCCACGACCAGTGTGTCGTCGTCGACCGTGAACTCCGGGTCGCCGAGCCCTTCGCGCATCTCGTCGCTGTGCCAGAACCTCTCGTGGCCCGCCCGCCACCCGGCCACCGAGGTGTCGCCCTCGCCCTCGTCGAGGACGTGCTGCAGATCGACGTCCCCGAGCCGCAGGATCCGTACCTCCGTGATCTCCAGCACCGCGATCTCCTGCCCGTCCGAGTCGATCAGGGCGGACCGCTCGCCCACGGGCGGCGGGTCCTCCTTCTCCACCTGGTACTCCACGAGCAGTCCGGTCGTCGACACCTTCCGGCCGTCGAGCACCGCTTCGACCAGCTGGTCGCGCAGCGGACCGGGGAAGACGAGGAGGAAGGGCTTGAGCGCCTCACGGTTCGGCATGGCGCAAGTCTGCCA
This genomic interval from Streptomyces sp. NBC_00464 contains the following:
- a CDS encoding FAD-binding dehydrogenase, with the protein product MAYDADVIVIGAGLAGLVATAELVDAGRSVILLDQEPEQSLGGQAHWSFGGLFLVDSPEQRRMRIKDSHELALQDWFGTAGFDREEDHWPRKWAEAYVDFASGEKRSWLHQQGMRFFPVVGWAERGGYDANGHGNSVPRFHITWGTGPGVVAPFERRVREGVAKGLVSFRFRHRVTGLGRTDGTTDTVTGEILEPSAAARGTASSRETAGTFELRAQAVIVTSGGIGGNHDLVRKQWPERLGTPPEKMLSGVPAHVDGLMLGITEDAGAHHINRDRMWHYTEGIENWNPIWAKHGIRILPGPSSLWLDARGKRLPVPLFPGFDTLGTLEHIMRSGHDYTWFVLDQKIIGKEFALSGSEQNPDLTGKSIRDVIGRARADVPGPVKAFMDNGVDFVVEKDLGALVRGMNALTGEALIDEDDLRREITARDREIANPFTKDLQITAIRGARTYLGDKLIRTATPHRILDPKAGPLIAVRLNILTRKSLGGLETDLSSRVLTSDGTPLAGVYAAGEAAGFGGGGVHGYRSLEGTFLGGCIFSGRAAGRAAAEAVG
- a CDS encoding ASCH domain-containing protein encodes the protein MPNREALKPFLLVFPGPLRDQLVEAVLDGRKVSTTGLLVEYQVEKEDPPPVGERSALIDSDGQEIAVLEITEVRILRLGDVDLQHVLDEGEGDTSVAGWRAGHERFWHSDEMREGLGDPEFTVDDDTLVVAERFRVVELIEPA
- a CDS encoding DMT family transporter, whose protein sequence is MSVLVLVLAVSAACCLGFGFVLQQAAASHAPRRDYLSPRLLLDLMRVRSWLAGIGLMVCGMVLGALALGKGEVSVVEPLLATNLLFAMALSRHRTGQRLGRQGWAGLWLLAGGVAAFLVAGEPKGGQAVSSPLRHWLVIGVVVGLALLLTAFAKRSRSGVSPALLAVAAGLLYGLQDALTRVSGQRLSDDGWAALVMSWQPYAVLVLGVTGLILVQSAFETGPLRMSLPALTAAQPLAGIACGIGFLGDQVRTDTGALAWQAAGLAAIVGGIVLLGLHPAMPEGPVGGRRSQSLQPH
- a CDS encoding DUF202 domain-containing protein — translated: MTAEERDPGLQPERTRLAWRRTTLSCTVVALLAGKQALHGGVSAAGVVALSLSALAWLGFLRVANRRVQGMGTARPQPLAPRAALAAAACTVALAVFAAAMLF
- a CDS encoding NUDIX domain-containing protein, giving the protein MTPSDEILDIVDENDVVVGQAPRGEATAQGLRHRCVFIEARDAEGRIFVHRRTATKLVFPSHYDMFVGGVVGAGESYDEAALREAEEELGVSGLPRPEPLFKFLYEGGGHTWWSYVYRVRCELPVKPQVEEVAWHTFLTDAELEQRLGDREWEWVPDGLESYRRLQAFRESS
- a CDS encoding NADP-dependent oxidoreductase, with the protein product MKAISYSSYGGADVLEYGERPDPKVGPDTVLVKVRAAAVNPVDRVAREGHLDAVLDAVFPVIPGWDVSGVVVQPGVAVDEFAVGDEVIGYVREDFLSRGTFAEYVAAPVRTLARKPLSLSFEEAAGLPLAGLTAYQVLYRSLHIGSGDTVLVHAAAGGVGSFAVQIARHTGCRVIGTASERNHDHLRQLGAEPVAYGEGLADRLRALAPDGIDAAFDTVGGEALRVSAETLAPDGRLASIVDDEVFSYGGKYAFVRPDAKDLAHLAELAERGIISVHVDRVFPLAEAAEAHRLNAEGRTRGKIVVTVDWDAQEG
- a CDS encoding YidH family protein yields the protein MNEFVQSLRLWFAPQRIRDEGDTPDYRFSLANERTFLAWIRTALALIGGGFAVDQFLPELAWGVRAGLALALLAAGVLCALRAVNHWVRCERAMRRGKDLPVSRFPTLLSLAVAVVAVAMVVVVLFGWEGR
- a CDS encoding FUSC family protein, producing MPGVAEPVIKLVRRTTEPVGAQTLRSTGAAVIAYAVATATLSQPAPLTAPLTALLVVQVTLYATLTTGIRRVNSVIVGVLIASGFSSLVGLSWWSLGLTIFTSLIIGRLVRVNEFVPEVAISAMLVLGVAQVADTAWERIFETLIGAGVGLLFNLLFAPPVWVQTAGASIDGLAREMGELFRDLGGDLGGRVTVGQAAERLHRARRIDHDIVAVDASLRQAEESLMLNPRVRQGLLYRVVLRTGLDTLEICAVVLRVLARTLTDLAKERVDEDLFPADVASGLTELFGQLAGAIESFSLLITTPVAASAEHAEDRLADALTTSRATRDRVADMLLAAVQEHPRKWQLHGALLAEVDRILDELDIEKRTERLGKELDRRSGEMHERHPWLLTVRRRLGLVRGADEES